AGAGCGAGTATCAAATAACTGATATCTGTCGCGCAACGTTGAACGATATGCTCCATCGAGATTTAGAAACAATGAAGGCTACGTTACTAAATGATGGCTCTGCACGAGTACAATATGTCCGGCCAAATGACGGGAAATCTTTTTCCTATCGTTGCCGTTCAATAGATGGCGTGTCTATTGGTATCCTGCATGAAGACATCACTGAACCCCGCTGGTATGGCGAAGAGCCTGAAGATGTACAGAGGAGCTATCGCATAATAAACGGCAAGCTTATTATCAGAACCATTACTAATATTTCCAAAACTGTGTCAGAAGAAGTCTACTCCCATGTTGAATTCCCTGTTGGCCCTAAGATTGAAAATAATAAGTCTGCATTTCTAGAAAGCTATGGGACCAAAATAGCTGAAAGCTTTGCAGGAAAAAAATTAAAATTAGGCAAAGCATACCAAGTTATTACTAAGCCATTAAATAGTTATAGAATTGATTTTGAAACCTCTGCGAAGGATTTGTTATCGCAATCTGGGGGAGGAGATGACGATGCCATTTATAGCGCTAATCAGATTAAAAATGAATCATGGCATCAAGCCTTTTGCACACAGGAATTAAAGAAATTTATGGCTTCTAATCATATAGATATGATTAGTGGCTTCATAAGTAACAAAGGCGAAAATGAATTAATCTCACCTTGTCTTAATTAATTTTTAAGAAGTTACCGGCAATAAAAACTGCCTTCGTGCGCTGCTATGATGCTGAGGATTGCAATTACTGTAATCACATCATCTTTTAAAACATACCTTTGATCTCCCTGGGCCCGCTATCGCGGGCCTTTCAGTCGGTTCAGGTCACTTGATTTCTTCTTTCTGATATACCGGGTCGTTACCCCGTGGATACTGCTGGCCTATTTTTCTGTAGTGCTGAAGTCGTTCATTAAAATATTCCCTGAGATCAGCAGGCTGTTGCTGCTCCACCTCTCGCGGGATCACCGGCTGGTTCAGACGCTCTTTGTAAGCCACTCCCGAAGCCGCTAAATCCACGTTAATACGCTCACGCTCTTCTTTGTTTCGGGCTGCCAAGTTATGCGACATGGATGTATCCTCGATA
The window above is part of the Erwinia pyri genome. Proteins encoded here:
- a CDS encoding DNA polymerase III subunit theta; translated protein: MSHNLAARNKEERERINVDLAASGVAYKERLNQPVIPREVEQQQPADLREYFNERLQHYRKIGQQYPRGNDPVYQKEEIK